In the Topomyia yanbarensis strain Yona2022 chromosome 3, ASM3024719v1, whole genome shotgun sequence genome, one interval contains:
- the LOC131694233 gene encoding uncharacterized protein LOC131694233 produces MPSMEVKSKSQLVVNSTFLQMDNRTDQEDDSEDDPVASPTPLTSTQKASEESQFDPQFPVKLSLLQTADVTGGDDKAVVSAMSLIRSLQPSNSDSSFPEHSSDIEKLRPVEQSASVYLLELNPETTVEQEPNWKAKFEKTEAENRSLVEKLKKLRKRNNMLEQQKLASDDLALRYSKKLLAIEDKQKIPMARFTVTPEFNITIQQLEEINGRCQTDSMFVGLLCIQLIGVERLKGMSVTGQPSHRFINAKNDNGSPIYKATEKIDPSVVEFICGKF; encoded by the exons ATGCCATCAATGGAAGTGAAATCCAAATCTCAACTTGTAGTAAATTCGACGTTCCTTCAAATGGATAATAGAACGGACCAGGAAGATGATTCCGAGGATGATCCGGTAGCTTCACCAACGCCATTAACTTCTACTCAAAAAGCATCAGAGGAATCGCAATTCGATCCGCAGTTCCCAGTAAAATTATCGTTGCTTCAAACGGCTGATGTAACAGGAGGAGATGATAAGGCTGTAGTGTCCGCCATGTCGTTGATCAGGTCTCTACAACCATCAAACTCCGATTCATCATTTCCGGAACATTCATCAGATATAGAAAAATTACGGCCAGTAGAACAGTCGGCGTCCGTTTACCTGTTAGAATTGAATCCGGAAACTACTGTTGAGCAGGAACCTAATTGGAAAGCGAAGTTTGAAAAAACCGAAGCAGAAAATCGTAGCCTCGTCGAGAAACTCAAAAAACTCCGAAAAAGGAACAATATGTTGGAACAACAAAAGCTGGCTTCGGACGATCTTGCTTTGCGATACTCCAAAAAACTGCTCGCCATCGAagataaacaaaaaataccaATG GCTCGATTTACGGTGACACCTGAATTCAATATAACGATACAGCAGCTGGAAGAAATCAACGGTCGTTGCCAAACTGACAGCATGTTCGTTGGATTGCTATGCATTCAACTGATTGGGGTTGAGAGGTTGAAGGGTATGAGCGTGACCGGGCAGCCATCCCATCGGTTCATCAACGCTAAAAATGATAACGGATCTCCAATCTATAAGGCGACGGAGAAGATAGATCCGTCTGTAGTTGAATTTATTTGTGGTAAGTTTTAA